The following coding sequences lie in one Fusarium poae strain DAOMC 252244 chromosome 1, whole genome shotgun sequence genomic window:
- the RNA14 gene encoding mRNA 3'-end-processing protein rna14 (BUSCO:4816at5125) has product MASEGTTWGAEDIGAQGDQVQHSEEQVDNYAQDSLASGDADAADNGTEDEGGEYDPESVTIGTPVMAPEPASSGTPQRQTSKPKMSGGFIVEASDDEDDDEDEDEEKQPANAAPQTDAVPTQNQPGPSTTPDEHVPAAPTHAPVPPAVPSNVTPVLAGLDPVALLEFRVKEDPRGDMDAWQELIAAHRDSGTLDQARSTYNRFVEIFPQAADKWVEWIELELKYNNFVDVEQLFSRCLMTVPNVKLWTVYLDYIRRRNDLNNDPNSQARRTVALSYEFVIDNIGVDRDSGNIWQQYVQFVKNGPGQVGGEDWQDRQKMDQLRAIYKRAVAVPMSTVNNLWKEYDQFEMGLNKMAGRKFIQDRSPAYMSAKSANIALDNITRYLDRTNLPRLPPVPGFNGDQEYRDQVEMWKKWIAWEKEDPLVLKPDEPKAYNQRVLYVYKQALMALRFWPEIWVDAAEWCFQNDIRENDKEVGTELLLEGIKANRESVLLALKHADHIEVNHPGKEVDKAAFAQAVRKPYDDVLETLYEMGDKVKEREKLEVSTLKQAAAQDLVQASIEENDDDDEDKPKRSPMEERILAIQKGYATETQLLSRTISYVWIAMARAMRRIQGKGSQTEGGLRKVFTDARQKGRLTSDVYVAVALLEAVVYKDNVGAKIFERGARLFPNDEVFMIEYLKYLHSKDDTTNARVVFETCINRLVSKPDTLAKAKPLYAYFHKYESQYGELSQISKLEDRMAELFPEDPKLKSFVARFSNETFDPIAAPIIISKTAQMRPKQIVPIVEQPMQPVSLRNSPMPLRQEQNTRAQYVRATASPKRPLAVDDEELNPPKRLARGVSPLKGAAGRRLDQQRRNQASALHRDITFLLNILPPAQSYDGPRLNTAALVSLLQNTEVPDYSTWKAAGGGQQRFGNTTHTRQASGEFVRPLSPYGRSSATAGGYRNSPLRPETGNAYQSNPYPLPEASGQQSTWPQVPGAYGAPAPGQFGGYRY; this is encoded by the exons ATGGCTTCCGAAGGTACTACATGGGGCGCGGAGGATATTGGGGCACAGGGCGATCAAGTTCAGCATAGCGAGGAACAAGTTGATAACTATGCTCAAGACTCTCTTGCCTCTGGTGATGCCGATGCAGCGGATAATGGTACAGAAGATGAAGGGGGAGAATATGACCCAGAGTCGGTCACTATCGGTACACCTGTCATGGCCCCTGAGCCGGCTTCTTCTGGTACTCCTCAACGTCAGACATCAAAGCCTAAGATGTCAGGTGGCTTCATAGTTGAGGCTTccgatgacgaagatgatgatgaggatgaagatgaagaaaagcAGCCTGCCAATGCCGCTCCCCAGACCGATGCAGTCCCTACTCAAAACCAGCCTGGCCCTTCCACTACGCCTGATGAACACGTTCCTGCAGCTCCAACTCATGCTCCTGTCCCTCCTGCTGTCCCTTCCAATGTGACACCGGTCCTTGCTGGTCTCGATCCCGTTGCTCTCCTCGAATTTCGTGTCAAAGAGGACCCTCGTGGCGATATGGATGCTTGGCAAGAGTTGATTGCTGCTCACAGAGACTCTGGCACTCTCGACCAGGCCCGAAGTACTTATAACCGCTTCGTAGAGATTTTCCCACAAGCT GCAGATAAATGGGTTGAATGGATTGAGCTGGAGCtgaaatataataactttgtCGATGTTGAGCAACTATTTAGCAGATGTTTGATGACAGTTCCCAACGTGAAGCTGTGGACAGTCTATCTAGACTATATTCGCCGTCGCAACGACCTGAACAATGACCCAAATAGCCAGGCTCGTCGCACCGTTGCTCTGTCTTACGAATTTGTGATTGACAACATTGGCGTGGACCGAGATTCTGGTAACATCTGGCAGCAATATGTCCAATTCGTCAAGAATGGGCCAGGCCAAGTCGGCGGGGAAGACTGGCAAGATCGACAAAAGATGGACCAGTTGCGCGCGATCTACAAACGCGCTGTCGCTGTTCCCATGTCGACCGTCAATAATCTCTGGAAGGAGTATGATCAATTCGAAATGGGATTGAACAAGATGGCT GGTCGCAAATTCATCCAGGACCGTTCTCCAGCCTACATGTCAGCCAAGAGTGCTAACATTGCGTTGGACAACATCACCCGGTATCTTGACCGCACAAACCTTCCAAGACTCCCACCTGTTCCAGGCTTCAACGGTGACCAGGAGTACAGAGATCAAGTTGAAATGTGGAAGAAGTGGATTGCCTGGGAAAAGGAAGACCCGCTTGTCCTGAAGCCTGATGAGCCCAAGGCATACAACCAGCGAGTTCTCTATGTCTACAAGCAAGCATTGATGGCACTGCGATTTTGGCCTGAAATCTGGGTCGATGCAGCGGAATGGTGCTTCCAAAATGACATCCGCGAAAATGACAAAGAGGTGGGCACAGAACTGCTGCTGGAGGGTATCAAGGCAAACCGCGAGAGTGTGTTGCTTGCATTGAAGCACGCAGACCATATCGAGGTTAACCATCCAGGCAAGGAGGTTGACAAGGCGGCTTTTGCGCAAGCTGTTCGCAAACCGTACGATGATGTTCTGGAAACGTTGTACGAGATGGGCGACAAAGTCAAGGAGCGGGAAAAGTTGGAAGTCTCAACACTGAAGCAGGCGGCGGCACAAGACCTAGTCCAAGCGTCCATTGAGGAaaacgatgacgacgacgaagacaaACCCAAACGTTCGCCTATGGAGGAGCGCATCCTTGCCATTCAGAAGGGATATGCTACCGAAAcacaacttctgtcaagGACAATCTCATATGTATGGATTGCTATGGCAAGGGCCATGCGTCGCATTCAAGGCAAAGGTTCTCAAACAGAAGGTGGCTTGCGCAAAGTCTTCACCGATGCCCGTCAAAAGGGACGACTCACCAGTGATGTTTACGTCGCCGTGGCGTTACTCGAAGCTGTTGTCTACAAGGACAATGTAGGCGCCAAAATCTTTGAAAGGGGTGCGCGTCTATTCCCTAACGATGAGGTGTTCATGATAGAATACTTGAAGTATCTCCATTCGAAGGATGACACGACCA ATGCCCGCGTCGTTTTTGAGACATGTATCAACCGCCTGGTTTCCAAGCCAGACACCCTAGCAAAAGCCAAGCCGCTTTATGCTTACTTCCACAAGTACGAATCGCAGTATGGCGAGTTGTCACAAATTTCCAAACTGGAGGACCGAATGGCAGAACTTTTCCCAGAGGACCCCAAGCTCAAGTCCTTTGTAGCCCGATTCTCGAACGAGACATTCGATCCCATTGCGGCTCCTATCATCATTTCCAAGACAGCTCAGATGCGTCCAAAGCAGATCGTCCCCATCGTTGAGCAGCCCATGCAGCCCGTCTCACTACGAAACAGCCCCATGCCGCTCCGACAGGAACAAAATACCCGGGCGCAGTATGTTCGGGCAACTGCTTCACCGAAACGGCCTcttgctgttgatgatgaagagctcAACCCACCCAAGCGACTTGCTAGAGGCGTCTCGCCGCTCAAGGGTGCTGCTGGCCGACGCCTTGACCAGCAGCGACGGAACCAGGCATCAGCGCTGCACAGGGATATCACTTTCTTGCTCAACATTCTGCCGCCTGCTCAAAGCTATGACGGCCCGCGGTTGAACACTGCAGCTTTGGTATCCCTTCTCCAAAATACCGAAGTTCCTGACTATTCTACATGGAAGGCTGCTGGTGGAGGCCAACAACGTTTTGGCAACACCACCCACACACGACAAGCATCAGGAGAGTTTGTCCGGCCATTGAGCCCATACGGAAGATCATCCGCCACAGCTGGTGGATATAGGAATTCGCCATTGCGGCCGGAGACGGGAAATGCGTATCAATCAAACCCGTACCCTCTGCCTGAAGCAAGTGGCCAGCAATCCACATGGCCGCAGGTACCTGGTGCATACGGTGCGCCAGCACCCGGACAATTCGGAGGATACCGATACTGA
- the ASF1 gene encoding Histone chaperone asf1, with product MSVVSLLGVNVLNNPAKFTDKYEFEITFECLEQLEKDLEWKLTYVGSATSDQYDQELDSLLVGPIPVGVNKFIFEADAPNTSRIPDAEILGVTVILLTCAYDGREFIRVGYYVNNEYDSEELNAEPPAKPIIERVKRNVLAEKPRVTRFAIKWDSEASAPAEYPPEQPEADLVADGDQYGADEADEEAEEEAEEEAKATSKANGEDAEMAGVEGEGENAADEDELSDDGSVDIEGESEDELEEEEEGEGEAEADGDAMEVDGAEKPAASTAKPVSVAS from the exons ATGTCTGTCGTCTCGCTCTTGGGTGTCAACGTCTTGAACAACCCTGCCAAGTTCACCGACAAGTACGAGTTTGAGATCACATTCGAATGCCTTGAGCAGCTTGAGAAGG ATCTCGAGTGGAAGCTCACCTACGTTGGATCCGCCACCAG CGACCAGTATGATCAAGAACTCGACTCCCTCCTCGTCGGCCCTATCCCCGTCGGAGTAAACAAATTCATTTTCGAGGCCGATGCTCCCAACACCTCCCGCATCCCCGATGCCGAAATTCTTGGTGTCACTGTCATTCTCCTGACTTGTGCCTACGACGGACGAGAATTTATCCGCGTTGGTTATTACGTCAACAATGAGTATGACTCTGAAGAGCTCAACGCCGAACCTCCTGCCAAGCCTATCATCGAGCGTGTGAAGCGTAATGTGTTGGCCGAGAAGCCCCGCGTGACTCGATTCGCCATCAAGTG GGATTCCGAGGCTTCTGCTCCCGCCGAGTACCCTCCTGAGCAACCTGAGGCCGACCTTGTTGCCGACGGCGACCAATACGGTGCCGATGAGGCTGACGAAGAGGCCGAAGAGGAGGCTGAAGAGGAAGCCAAGGCTACGTCCAAGGCCAACGGAGAAGACGCAGAAATGGCTGGCGTTGAAGGCGAGGGAGAAAACGCTGCTGATGAAGACGAGCTGTCGGACGATGGCAGTGTCGACATCGAAGGCGAAAGTGAGGATGAgctcgaggaggaggaagagggtgAAGGCGAGGCCGAGGCCGATGGTGATGCTATGGAGGTGGACGGCGCTGAGAAGCCCGCAGCATCAACAGCCAAGCCCGTCAGCGTTGCGTCCTAA